The Gorilla gorilla gorilla isolate KB3781 chromosome 11, NHGRI_mGorGor1-v2.1_pri, whole genome shotgun sequence genome contains the following window.
CAAATTGAGGTTTTTTAAGTCACTAATTTATCAATGAAGACTGTTTAAAGTACAGAGCCAACAGTTTGTCTATTAATaatctatgatttttaaaaatatcaaattaagaaGACGAAGTATCTTAAGCCAAATATTTATACTTAAGTTCAACCTCAGAAAGTCAGAGACAATAAGAGTGTATCAATTTTTCTGcatagaaatatttgaaaacattacGACAGAAATTTCGATAGTCATTCatcatctgaaaatatttcaaatgccTTTAATTGTAAGAAATAAGTACCAGTTTCCATAAATGACTCTAGCCTGCAAATTGTAGTATATTCTCTCTTATGAGCAGGTCCTCCCTCCTGGGAAAGGGTATATTCAGGAAGTCTCCAGCCATGATGAATAGCCAATTCCTATAAAATCAAGATGAGGCTTTAATAGTAATTTTATGCAATGGCTCAATCACAtaagtgttttcttaattttgatcccatttctatgtatatgtttgaaAAGAATAGTGATATTCTGCAACGGAAAAAAGAGGGAAGACCCTCTATTTCTCAAAGACATTCccgcattttatatttttataccccAATACCAAAACTGAAGCGGTTTTGTGCTACGAATGGTGTTCTTGCATTAAACCACAGTGAGCTGGTATCAGACTTCAACTAGAAAAACAGGCTACTACCGCCCTCTTTGGCAACACCAGAGGAGACCATCTACAGGTTTCACTGCCATCAGTTCCTAAAGTCCCTCCCCTCCTAGCTATAGACTTCCAAACCCACAGCTGGCCAAGAACACGTGAGGAGTAGGGACAGCAAACAACAGACTTGCATGAAGTGGGGGACAGAAGGTGAAGAAAACGATAGAAAAGCTCACTGTGCAGGAAAAGGAGACCAAAGGACTGGCTGAATAATGGGGAGGGGAATGGCCTAACAGAGCACATGGATAATCTGCAAGAAGGATATTCTGCATATAGAAATTCAAAgctgaatatatgtgtgtgtgtttgtgtgtgtatagatataattttttttttggtagaataagCAAATAAACAGACTCCTTTTCTTCAGTTAGGTTCACTGATTTGATTTAGGCTCTTTATAAAGTCTTCTGTCTCAACAGAAGTAGAAAGAGATTTGTCACAAGAGTAGCAAGAACTATTCTTAAAGTATAAAACACTCTACCTATGTGCACTGATGGCCTATTGATCTTAAATGAGAATTCTATAAGCCAAAGGCAAATACTGTATATGAAAGAAAACCCAGAacataaataggaaaataatttcaAGTTAGCTTTGTTAATCTAATGATCGTaagttggaaaacaaaatatatcactatcttgtctttaaaatattaattccttGTGTTAGCCCCTCTGACATTACAaacttattatatatttcatcagTAGGCAAAGAACTGTACAACTTACCTGTAATGAACCAATAGGATTAAGCTGGTTCTTTGGTTGCTTGGAAGGGTCAGGCATTAAGGGGTCAGGAACTGCaaagctaaatattttttaaaagtgttataaaacaaaataatttccccCGAATTATGAAATAAATGACAAGCATTTTCTAATTAACTCtctatgtctttgctcttgtCATTCCTTCTACATGGAATGCCCTTTTCTCAGACCTCTTCTATGGGAATCTGATCTGTCATCCAAGATATatctcaaatgtcacttcctccaagaagcctaTCCTTTTACCCCAGTGGTTTATAATCTCTCCCTTCTTTGAAACATTATAACACATGGTTTAATCCTTTCTTGAAATTGTTTTACCATAAATTATATACTCttacaaatacatataatttgtCCATCCTTCACCACACCtctcccctgttcaaacagtaagctCCTTGAGGTAGGGCCTATGTATCACTTACCTACATAAGCTCTGTGGTGTTTTGTACATAATAGGCAtgccataaaaatgtatttaaagaatACTCTGTTACAACTATACAAAAAACAGAAGAGTAACAATGATCCAGAAAATTTGGCCTGGCAATGTGAATAATACAGATTATGTGTAAATACTGTTTTTTCATCCACAGAACTATGAAGAGAGATCTGTTTGATCTATCATCTGCTCAGTGCTGGGATAATCCTCTAAGATTTACATGTATCCTGCAGAAAATAGATGGCTTAGATGAATTTGGTTTTAGCAAGTGGGGATTATGATTAGGGAAAAAGAGAACAACCTCTTCTAGGGAGTCTGGAATTACTAGTTACTTAGCAGGTCAGTACTTAAAACTGAATAAGCGGCATTTCAAGGTTACTACCACCTAGGCAACTGGAGTCATTTTTCCATGACAAATGAGGTTTAGTTATTGCCACTTcctcaaggtttttttttccaactgtgagaatttcaagcTTTACATAGGCTGATGAGATATGAGTATTCACTTACAATGCTGCATGCCGAAGCTACCCAAATAATTGTGATGGAGAAGTGAGAAAGTCTCTGTATTAAGTCAGGCCACTTTAGGCCTGATTACAGCTTAGTAATTCCCATTTTATCTGTCAAGAAGCACAAATATAGTAAAGTTTGTTAGCTTTTTTTGCTGACAAAGTGCCAAGATGCAGAAAGGACACTCCATACCCCTCATTTCTACAAATGTACTTAATGGTTGAGTTCACCTTCAGGCTATACAGAAGCAGCATGGCAGAACCCAATATCTGCCATGTCATTTggcatgtcttttttttgtttgtttggagacagagtcttgctctgtcgcccaggctggagtgcaatggcgcgattccagctcactgcaactactGCCTACTGGGTCCAAggaattctcgtgtctcagcctcccaagtagctgggattacaggagcgtgccaccacactcggctaattttttgtatttttagtagagatgaggtttcaccatgttggccaggctggtctcgaactcctgactcaagtgatctgcccaccttggcctcccaaagtgctgggattacaggtgtgagccaccatgcctggccttgtttttctttgaggcagggtttcacaggctggagtgcaggggcacaatcttagcttactgcaatctccgcctcccgggttcaagcgatttttgtgcctcagccacccaagtagctgggattacaggcgcctgccaccatgcctggctaatttttgtatttttagtagagacagggttttgccatgttggccaggctggtcttgaactcctggcctcaactgatccacccacctcagcctcccaaagtgctgggattacaggcgtgagccaccccgcccagcctggCATAGATCGATTATAATGCATGACCCTAGAGAATCAAGCATCATCTTGTGAAATGCAAGGCTTGTCTTGGGCAGCTCCTTATCTAGAGGGTTGCCATGTCACTGGTTAGTTCTAAACTACCCAAACGGTTTAGAATGATTTACAAAAAGAGAGGAATACTACATGAGAACCTAACTACACCCCTAATCCAAAAGCCTTTCTATGACTAGGGAACAAAAAACCCATCCCAAATTCCCTGAGTCTCTACTGTCAACTATAAGCTGATTACACAGATCATACTTCAGGCATATGTGAGTGTATGCACAAGAAGAACTTGAAAGCATGCCAAGCTCCAGAGTGCACCCAGTGGACACTACTTTAATATGTGAGATGCTCCAGGACCAATATTCTATCTAGAAACACCTAAAGTAGTAAAAAATCTTACTTTAGAAAGATATGTCAAGAATTAATATCCCACTTAACATTCTCTTCTTTtggtatacattatataataaaagaaaacctcTGCCTGCTTCTTCAAAATTAGAATTCCCAAAAGAGTACTTTTAGTGGATCTTTCTCCATCTCACACTTTGTTTTCTTCAATGTAGAAATAATCAAAGTCTAAATACAAAATGTTCATATTAATATTTGCAAGAAGCACTGATTTTCTACTGTTgtatcccattaaaaaaaaaaaaaccagtaaagCCTAGTTCATGAGCACCTTCATTTAATAGCTAATTGCTGGATTTGATTGGATAAAGTTTTCTTTAATGGATGATAAGTTTTCATAAGGAAATAGAATTTGAGAGGTAGGATGCTAACAACTGCTCACTTTGTTGCTTTTGTAAGCATGTTCAAATTTTTAATCATACCTCAGCCATGATATTTTTGAGCTGCTGAATACAAAGAAATTTAGCTCACCAAATACTTGCATTGGCTTTCAAAATGTTTATGGCAGCCTCTGCAGCTCTATGTTTCGCCAGCTTCTTACTTGTACCTTCACCtgaattaagatttaaaaaaagaagtctttaTCTCCCACAAAAATGTGCAGCTTACAAAGATGTTTTCAATACACAAAACAAAGTCACTATAGATTTTACATACACATACTAGGTAATAAAAATAtgtacgttatatactgtacataaaaatatgtacatgttatatactacatggttatatactgtaataaaatattcaccatgtgaaaaaattttaaaaaataactttttaaagttcTATATAATTCTATGCATACCTGCATAAAAATCCTTATTTCtacattatatatgtttattacatAACATGGTAATAAAGTAGACCGTGTCACACCTCTGAAGAAATGCAGCTTAGTATTTTACTCTTCCTTTATTCCTGGAGGGGAAATTCTTCTGCAGCAAGAAGTTTCTTTTAAAGGAACCATTTACAGCAGAATTGTTTGATCGCAAAATGTGCATAATTTTATTCTGACAGCCTGTCCTATAACGTATCAAACTGCTCTGCTAGGCTGAGCAGTCATGATTATGTGTTGGGTACAACAGGAAAGAGTTTTATGGAATAAGGTGACAGCTTGTTATGTATCTTCTGGACGGTCTGTATCTTCTGCATGGGTAGCTAAGTTGGGACTGGGGATAAGACTGATGTCTAATTTCAGTAAGCAATCACAATGGCAAATGATAAATtccatctttttccttttaagttcAAACTCCCATACCCTCATGGAATAAGTTTCAAGTGTGGCCTTCAAGTGTGGCCCTCAAGTGTAAGAAGACACAGAAACCATATATTTATCTGCTAACACAGGTATTAGGGATATAGCATAcagggtccctgccctcaagagcCAACAGAGTAGTGTgggatttttgtctgttaatAGGCACCTGAAGTATGGAATGGGATATGTTACAACAAGCCTAAGTGCAGGCTttagcggaggttgcagtgagccaagatcatgccactgcactctagcctgggtgacagagtgagaccctgtctcaaaaaaaaaagaatgaacactgGTTGTTATGTGACGAAAGGACATCACAAGACTAGAAGGTAAACGTGTAGCTACAAGACTGCAGCTACAATCCaagtgagagatgatggtggcctaGGCAGTAGCAATGGCCAGAAGAGAGAAGCAGACAGATTCAATGGATAGTTAGTGGATTATTAAACGCCAATGGATAGAGTTTAATAACAGACTGGACAAGAGGGAGAGAGACGGGAAGTAGTTAGGAAGACAAAACCTACATTTCTACTGAACTAGGTGATTGTGGAGCCTTTACATAGAAAGGGAATGCAAGAAGAATGGGTTTGAGGGAAAGGATGGATTCAGTTTGGGACAATGAGAGGCTTGAGGGGCCTCTGTGTCATCCAGGCAAAGATGCTCAGCAAGCACAGACTGATACACTATTCTGTAACTGGGCTTGGGATGTAGACAGACATTTCAGAATATTAGTCTTTAGACAGTATCAGAAGCCATGGAGGCAGATAAGCTTGCACAGGAAGCCATGGTAGTGTGAGAAGAGGGCGTAGGCAGAACGGTTGCCATAGGTTGTTAATTTGGGGTCTAAAACACATTGAGAGGGAAAAACCCTCCCTTTTCTTGAATTCTTCCTGATTATCTAGAAATAGACTAGCTAAAGTAAGTAATGCAGTGTTGACTCTATGGTTCCCATGGGGACCCTTCCGGCCAGCACCTACAATCTAACTGCCTCACacaaaaagttttaaacttttcttaaaGTGGCATCAATTAAAATAAAGGACTCCAAACTTccagggacacaaacaaatgctgTCTTCAGATTTTCCAGATGGTAGAACTTGAGCCTTCctactaaatttttttcttggcatTCTTCCAAATTAAATTTAGCATCCAATGTTTTCTGTGTTTGCAATTAAATAgatacataagaaaaataatgtcCACATTTACAAATGAGCAACTTTAGTTATCATTTGCTCAAGCTCACAGACCAAAAGAAAGCATGAACTTTAAAATTTCATTGCTTTGTGACTTCATTGCTATACGCATGTTACTTATAATCTCTCTGAACCTGTTTCTTCTTGTTTAAAAAGtggataatatacaaaatatctgTTCAGTTTCAAAAACTAGAagttattatgtaatatatgaggACCTTCTCCCCTTCCTCATTTTGTTTGGATACAGAATCAAAAGTAGCACAATGGACCTAAAGTGCCAAATGAGTCCATACAGAGAGGAGAGACGCTCAGAAAATTCTGGGGTCATGCCTCCTGGCATCTGCTATAATCTATGAAACTTCACAGTACCTACTGACCCAGCTATGACTGCTCCAAGAACCTTTCCTGCTTCCCTCTAATTCTTAGAAGAACCCTAGGAGGATCCTAGGGTATGAGAAGAGCCGTGCAGGATGGATGGGTAACTTTTTAGTTTCTAAGCTTCCTTGGTATCTGGGGAAGAGAAAATTAGGAAGAGAATCAGATGCAGCTGGAAAGCCCTAACGACCTGAGATGAGAGGTCTCAGTTTCAGAGCCTGCTCCTCACAGCTGTCTGGCACAAAGAGAACTTTTCCGAACTGAAAAGCAACACCAAGTATTGACTGCCAACCCACTCGGTCATCCAGGTTAACTGTGTATACAGACCTGTGCAGGTTATGTCTCCAACGGTTACTCTGAAGGTGAAAGTGGGCACGTGTATTTGCACATCAGATCTTTCACATTCATAAACTGGGATGTTCTTGGTCTTCATGCCGTATTCGTGTAATACCTGAATCGGTGTTTTCCCTGGCTTAGCTGTTATCATCTTCCCCAAACTGCAAAAACCACAAAAAGGTGTGCTTTGCATGCCAAATTGGAGATTGAAGCAGAAGCGTAGAGGCCAGTTTGGACCGCCACCGACGGTGACGAGGGAGGCGCCGAGTCTCCGGAGGCCAGGGCCAGAGCTGGCGAGGCTGGGGCGCACCTGTCTTCCGGCCCCGCTGCGGCAGTCACCCCGCAGGGGCAGGCGGGGTGAGCGAGGTCTTTAGAGAGAGCACTTGAATGCGGGTAGGAGAGATTCTCAACAGAAGAGGGCTGGCAGCAGCGCCGCAGCCTCTCAGGACAAACCTAACGATCCCTTCCCGGGCGCGCCGACCGCGCGTCACCTCCGCCCGCCCCGCGCGCCGCCAGGGACCACGAGAGGGGCGGGGCCCGGCCGCAGACCCCAACCCTCGCCGCCGAGAGGGCGGGGCCGAGCACCCACAGCCGCGGAGGCGCGGGCGCCGGGCACGGCTTTACCCAGAATGCCTCTGGAGGGCCGGCTCCCCGCGCCCTGGCCCTGCCGCCCAACGCTCCCGGCCCTGGGGCCCTGACTGCCCGCACGCTGACCTGAAGGTCCCACTGTCCTCGCGCTCCAGCGGCGGGGCCTCGGCGCGGTGCCTGCTCTGGGACATGGCGAGAGGGGACGGCTCTGCGGTTGGAGGAAGAGCGGTGCGGAGCGACGTGCTCGCTCCCCGGGTCGCTGGTCCCCGGGAGGAGCTCCAGCGCCGCCACCTCCTCCGACTCCCCCGCCTCCTGCTTGCGTTCCTCCAGCTACGGGGCAGGCAGGGCGGGGGCGGAGCCTTGGTGCCGTAGCTCCGGCTACGCCCCCTCGCTGCTCCTCTGCGGGCCTCCGTCCCGGCCCAACTCCGCCCCTGTCCCTTCCAGGGTCCGCCCCCTTCCCGCCCGGCTCCGCCCCGCTCCCGCGTGGGCACAGGCATTGGGCTCCCGGGGCTTCTCCGCGCCCGCCCCTGCCGGCCCTGACCAGCCTGTAGTAACTGGCCCCTAGGCCGCAGTTCTTTGTCCTTAGCAGGAGGCCGTTTCTTGCCCGGAGAGAGGGATTGGAGGGATTGTCCGGCGTGGGTCTAGGGTCGTTGAGGCCTAAAGTTAAGCCTTTGTCGGGAGGACGGATTGGGGGCTGGGTCACtttaagaaaaagattttaaaattccgAAGGCAGAATTCCAGGGAGTCTCCCGGGCCTGGTCCTGAAGCTTGAGACCACGGATATATACGCTCCAGGGGGCTGCGGTGGGCTCTTCGGATCCCCGAGCCCTGTGTTTAGGAACACGCGGGGACGTCCAAACACCCCCTCCTCTCCCGCTGGGCGGGCTCCTTTGTCTT
Protein-coding sequences here:
- the PRKRA gene encoding interferon-inducible double-stranded RNA-dependent protein kinase activator A, with protein sequence MSQSRHRAEAPPLEREDSGTFSLGKMITAKPGKTPIQVLHEYGMKTKNIPVYECERSDVQIHVPTFTFRVTVGDITCTGEGTSKKLAKHRAAEAAINILKANASICFAVPDPLMPDPSKQPKNQLNPIGSLQELAIHHGWRLPEYTLSQEGGPAHKREYTTICRLESFMETGKGASKKQAKRNAAEKFLAKFSNISPENHISLTNVVGHTLGCTWHSLRNSPGEKINLLKRSLLSIPNTDYIQLLSEIAKEQGFNITYLDIDELSANGQYQCLAELSTSPITVCHGSGISCGNAQSDAAHNALQYLKIIAERK